A DNA window from Pedobacter africanus contains the following coding sequences:
- a CDS encoding dihydrodipicolinate synthase family protein translates to MNKITGLIAATFAAYREDGTINLELIPSIVDKMVNDGLSGVFICGTNGEGPNLTIEERMAIAEAYVKAADKRILVLVHVGHSSIAECRKLAAHAEQIGADAISSVAAFYFKPTSVANLVKSMAQIASAAPNTPFYYYSIPALTGVGMDMISFLKEAEAVIPNLAGIKYTAATLHEYQACLNYRNGKFDILFGYDEMLLPALAVGAKGAIGSTYTFAAPLYLKVMKLYEEGFNAEAAATQLHAVNMVRELVKYPPIPAQRAIMEMEGFNLGKCRLPLEPLSAKESSDFRNALLEIDFFNIVKQACQLI, encoded by the coding sequence ATGAATAAGATAACCGGGTTAATAGCAGCAACATTTGCTGCTTATCGTGAAGATGGAACTATAAATTTAGAGCTCATTCCATCCATTGTAGATAAAATGGTGAATGATGGCTTATCGGGCGTATTTATTTGCGGTACCAACGGGGAAGGACCAAATCTGACTATCGAAGAACGGATGGCCATTGCTGAAGCTTATGTGAAAGCTGCTGATAAAAGAATCCTGGTACTGGTGCACGTAGGGCACAGCTCTATTGCCGAATGCCGTAAACTGGCTGCCCATGCCGAGCAAATCGGTGCGGATGCCATCTCATCCGTAGCTGCCTTTTATTTCAAGCCAACCTCAGTAGCTAACCTGGTAAAAAGTATGGCCCAGATTGCCTCGGCAGCACCAAATACACCCTTCTACTATTACAGCATTCCAGCCCTTACCGGCGTAGGCATGGATATGATCAGCTTTTTAAAAGAGGCCGAAGCGGTGATCCCCAATCTGGCCGGCATTAAATATACCGCGGCTACCTTGCACGAGTACCAGGCCTGTTTAAATTACCGGAACGGAAAATTTGACATTCTTTTTGGCTACGATGAAATGCTGTTACCAGCACTGGCTGTAGGCGCTAAAGGAGCCATTGGCAGTACTTATACCTTTGCAGCCCCTTTGTACCTGAAGGTAATGAAACTGTACGAAGAAGGTTTCAATGCTGAGGCTGCCGCCACGCAGCTGCATGCAGTAAATATGGTAAGGGAGCTGGTAAAATATCCGCCGATACCCGCACAGCGCGCCATTATGGAAATGGAAGGTTTTAATTTAGGCAAATGCCGCCTACCACTTGAACCACTGTCGGCTAAAGAATCAAGTGACTTCAGAAATGCACTGCTGGAAATCGATTTCTTTAATATCGTTAAGCAGGCTTGCCAACTCATATGA
- a CDS encoding kelch repeat-containing protein yields MTTVLTEGLAQSGTKPGWSELSPIPDQIGFAGSFAGISNGTLLVAGGANFPDGGAPWTGSKKAWHDHIFVLEKPNDTWKLAGKLPQPLGYGASISWKGTLIIIGGSNEKGHYADVFQLKYNKGRIEKTDLPPLPTAIANTSGVLVGDVIYIAGGIERPDARNAGQNFWSLDLQAKKREWKILKSWPGGGRMFAVTGAIGNDCYLFSGIELINGSRNYLKDAYSYNPQTGWKKIADLPVSVGAAPNPAFALNQNLLVFGGDDGKLAADAAVLKEKHPGFSTQILNYNTFTDGWSVVTKIPAPAPVTTSLTVWNGNVVIPGGEVRPAVRTPKVLIYKSLKK; encoded by the coding sequence ATGACAACAGTTTTAACTGAAGGGCTTGCCCAATCCGGTACCAAGCCGGGCTGGTCGGAGCTCAGTCCAATACCCGATCAAATTGGCTTTGCAGGTTCTTTTGCAGGCATTTCAAATGGCACGTTACTGGTAGCAGGCGGTGCAAATTTTCCGGATGGCGGAGCACCCTGGACGGGTTCCAAAAAAGCCTGGCATGATCATATTTTTGTACTTGAAAAACCGAATGATACCTGGAAACTGGCAGGGAAGTTACCCCAGCCCTTAGGCTACGGAGCATCCATCAGCTGGAAAGGAACACTGATCATTATTGGCGGAAGCAACGAAAAAGGGCATTATGCAGATGTTTTCCAGCTAAAATACAATAAAGGCCGTATAGAAAAGACAGATTTACCGCCCTTACCAACTGCCATAGCCAATACTTCGGGAGTACTGGTGGGGGATGTCATCTATATTGCAGGCGGAATTGAGCGTCCGGATGCCCGAAATGCCGGCCAGAATTTCTGGTCGCTTGACCTGCAGGCCAAAAAAAGGGAGTGGAAAATATTAAAGTCATGGCCAGGTGGCGGCCGCATGTTTGCCGTTACCGGGGCAATTGGAAATGATTGCTACCTGTTTAGCGGCATCGAACTGATCAATGGCAGCAGGAACTACCTTAAAGATGCCTATAGCTATAACCCCCAAACAGGATGGAAAAAGATTGCTGATCTGCCGGTTTCTGTGGGTGCAGCACCAAATCCGGCCTTTGCGCTAAACCAAAACCTGCTGGTGTTTGGCGGTGATGATGGCAAACTTGCTGCCGATGCCGCGGTATTGAAAGAAAAACATCCCGGATTCTCCACACAGATATTGAATTACAATACCTTTACAGATGGCTGGTCTGTAGTTACAAAAATACCTGCACCAGCCCCGGTTACCACAAGCCTGACCGTATGGAATGGGAATGTTGTAATTCCGGGAGGTGAAGTCAGGCCTGCGGTAAGAACACCAAAA